DNA from Osmerus mordax isolate fOsmMor3 chromosome 2, fOsmMor3.pri, whole genome shotgun sequence:
ttccttcctctcctcttcagccTGGGTATCGGGAATGacatcttcctcatcctccgtGGCTTCACTGGGCCGCTTCTCTGGGATCTTCACCTCGGGCTCATTTTCGTTTGGACTCGTTCTGTACTCTTTCTCCTGCTGTGAAGACTGCTgatctgggagaatgtccccggAGTGTTTCAGCCTCTCTTGTCTGGCTTGGGGGGTTTGTGAGTCAGAGCCCGTGTCTGCCAGGGAggcctgagagaggggggaacaggaagaggggTCCTGGCTGTTGGAGGTCCTGGCGAGGGGGCCTGTGAACTTCGTCACACTGATGGGACTGGCGGGTTTCCCCTCGGCATACTTCTCCAGGGTGATGAAGGACTGCCGGCGGCTATTGCTGGACTGTTGAGGGGTGCCCGAGACTACGTCGGGGGAGGTGGAGACGttggggctggtggaggctgtgggCTCTGTAACAGGGTCTTCCACTGGTACATGTCCGTGGGCCTCCTCCATGGAAACATCTGGAGACTCTGGTAGCATCTCGGCTGGACCCTGGTCCTGCACCGGGCTTGCGGACACATGGTCGTTGGCAGTCAGACTGCTGTATTCCTGGGGGTCCTTCGTCAGAAGCTCAGGGACCTCCTCTGTTTCCATGTTCTCCTCTTGATCCTGTATGGAGTTGAAGGCAATTTGAAAACATGCATTGGAAGAGGCAAGAAAGCTTCCAGATGTTTGCCATGATACATAAAAATGTATGGTAAGAGCACACAATTGAATTGtgaatgttagttttttttctttatggTGTTCGTCATTACCTCTGTGTTGCCACTATCCTTGGCAGGATCTTGAGCTTGCTCATCTGTTTGTAGTTTGTCCCTGAAATAGATAATTTCATTATTTAAAAACCTAAATGATTGCCGTAACAAATAGGCCACATGGCAGACACAGATCCAAATACACTTACATGGACTCTTCCTGGCTCTGAGTGTACTGGCTGAAGGCTGTGGTATCAAGGGAGGCATCCAGGTTATTGTACATTGCAGGAATGTCAACCCTTTAACAAGAGGACAACACAGCAAATTAATATTGACACGCTGATAATAAAAGGATTTCCATTGCAGCAGAGGTGACTGTTGACGTCGGACCTTTTCATCCTCTTGACCTCCTTCTGGTGCTCTGTCAGGACTCTCTGCTTGGTCTCAGGGGGGATGAAGACAAAGTCTATGgaggcctcctcctccagaactTCTCTACGTGGAGGCTTGGGAGACCCAAAGTCCAGCTTTGTCTATTGGGATTGGATTGTTAAAAAATTAATAAGACAGATTGTTAATAAATAAAAGGGTTTTAGGGTTCTTTTGTTGCACAGTATCAGAGATCAACGGCCCAGCAGAAAGGCTTACAGAGACAGGCTTGGAGGTCTTGGGGGTGGGCTCCTTCAGCTCCCCCGCCCTGGCCAAAAGAGAGTCCCTCTTCCCTACTGATGACACCTGAACTCCACTTAGTTTGGTCACCAACTGAGAGCTCTCACTCTAAACAACAACCAGTAAAAAGATTCCATTAGAACACTTAGTAGTAAGAGGAGAAACAATATATATGTAAGCTTACTGTGTGGTACATAGAAACACTCACCGACTCCTGTCCATTGAGCTCATCTGGTACATCAACTGACTGAAAGCCAGGTAGAATAATGGGGGTATTATGCTTGACCTGGCTCAGGACTGGTCTGTCAACAGAGACATTACAAAATATGTACGTCAGAACACTTCATTATTGAAACCTCattccaaaaaataaaataaaaaatacaatctgCTGCAGTCAACTTTTATTtggagaagggaaaaaaaagaaaaaggagattCTTACTTGAGCTGGTCAGGGTAGGTGAGGACGAGCGTGTTAGCGAAAGTAGCGTTCCAGAACTGGGTGACGAGGGAGCGGACGTGCTTGCTCCTGTGAGAGAACAGCACGCACAGCAGTGGAGCCAGCAGACCCAGCAGGTCGTTGTCGTAGGCCAGGGCTGAGCGCGTCTGGAAGCAGCCCAGCATGTCGCCCAGGAGCTTGTCCAACTGGGGACAAACACACCCGGTCAGAAACTAACAACTGCTAGGTTCAAACGTGAACAAAATGTTATATCGGGATCCTACACGAGTTTAGCTTCTCAAATGTTGAGAAGTGTAATTGGGGAATTAAAAATTCCAGTTTAATACGGGAATTTAACACACATACCTTTGCAGATAAGTTTGATGAGAATTTTGGCTCCTCATTTTGGGACCTACATAAAAGGGAAGAAACGGTATACAACATCATAAGACTATGAGGTCCTATGACGACAGTCCTATGACGACAGATGACAACTCAAAAGCCCATCCTTACCCATAAGCCTGTTGGTAGAactgtgtgaggggctgggTGAGGGACACAAGGGCTTCATGGATGGCTGTGGCCAGAGCCAAGTTAGTAAAGAGACAAGACAAGATGGAGACCAGGGTGAACCCTGCTCCCTCACTGGccgcctcagggtcctccagGGCAGTGAAGGTCTCCAGGGCCCGGACCAGAAGAGTCTGGAAGGAGAACAGGTTCCCCAGGGCTCTCTTCTTCCTCAGCCAGGgctggggggtgtggggagctGGGACAGAGGGACCAGCAAACAGCTCATTAGGATTCTGGTGACACCCAGAGGAAGCGTCATTATCAATCCTAACAATACCATAGTCAACAGATAATAAGTCATTACATTTCGTTTTCTGCTGGAACTGTGGTGTGTAGGGAGAAAAGTCCACACTCTCAATGATGACTAGGAGGATGTGTACAACTGCATCCATTGTAGGAGGAGTCTGAAAGAGGCAACCATGTCTAATAAATAAACTGTTATTGATAGGCAGCTTATTGATTGATAGGGCGTAGCAGTCCTATTGCACTCACCATCAATGCCTTTGAGTCAAGGACGGCAGCCATCTTGTTACAGAGCTCCTCACAGCAGACATTCTCCTCAGCAGTGGCCACTAGGGCAGAGCAGCGAGCGAAAACCGTGTACAGCCGAGACCAGGTGGAAAGCAGAGACTTCTGGGACATCTGGAGGATGGCAGGGCGTGTAAAAGAAGAAACACTGATCTACATATTTGTGTAGGTGTGAGGTCAATAACATCTGGAgcaaagggtagatgtctcttaTGGCACCATCCTTCAGTGACTGACCTGAGGCAGAGGCTTGCCAGGGAGTAGGTAGGTAATGGGGAACATCAGAGCGGTGTGCACAGCACTGAAGTTGTGCTCCAGCGCATCTCCTTGGTTCACCTCGTTAGTCTGGGGGAgagatcagccaatcagaaccaaACGCCCCCATCTTTCCCGTTGTGCTGTTGATTTCTTTATCTGTCGCAAACTGCTGTTGAATTGACTGGTAGGTGACAGCACACTTCTAAAGGCCACGGAGCTTTAAGGATGAAACCATCATCCTCATCGCCGTACCTGTGTGATGGTGTCGGTTAAGGGGTTCACCACCACACTCCACATCCTCCACAGCTGCTCCTTGTGGTCCAGAACACATGCAGCGCGCCCCATGGCGCCCAGGACCGCCTCCCCAAACGCCAGAGGGGACGTGGGGCCAGACAGGCCACAGCCCACCAAGGTCTCCAGGCACAGGAAGAACCTAGAGGGGGACAGGCATATAAAGAACAGCTGATGGAACACCGCGAGGAGCCGACCTTTCGTTCGTTTCCAGATGAACGGATCGTTTAAGACAAATGTTTCCGAGCCggtcccccacctctcctcctccacgaaGGCTGGGACCAGGCTGCTGTTGAAGAGCAGCTGGATCAGGAACAGAGCCGGGGTTCCCTAGGGTCACAGCAGGAcaccagtcaacacacacacacacactcgagacAAGagtacagagaacacacacaaaggctcaGAGGGATTGAACTGCCAAATAACACGTCCGTCAGGCAACCTTGGACCAAGCTCCAGTGCAAAGGCAGCCGGCTGCCCCAGGGCCACCGTCCAGCTGAGCTTGTGCACGTCCAAGAATACAGGACATAATTGACCGTAGCGGCCAAGAGCAGGCGATTGAGAAACTCACATTCAGCACATCCATCTTGCCAACTTGGTAGGAGGCAGACCCAAGGACTCTCTGAGGAATGCCCCTCACCGTAGTTTCCAGAAGACCCTGAGTACAGTGAAAGCAGCATGAGTCACGACCGGGCAGCGTCTGAAGCACCCCCTTTTTAAAAAGCTCAAGTGTTACGAGCTGAAGTGTGGAGTTTTGGAACAGCGGGCCAGCCAGGATGGAGTTAACTTGCAGCATGGGACATTAGAGAGAGCTGCGGAGCAGACGTGGAATGGAGGCAAGTCTagtgcaggggagagggaggtctcACCAACACACGCTGGGCCCGCAGGGCTTCTGAGGTGACGACGCTCTGGAGAGCCTGGAGAACCAGCGTGAGCACCTCGCAGCCGTGACGATCTTTCTTGTGGCCAGCTGTTCAAAAGGGATTTGATCAAAACGTCAAATATTCGGGTTCATACAACTTTGGTCGTTTAGAAAGGATGTCTTGTTTTTCCATTTACTGTTTCATAAAAATGTACATAATCAGGGGATTTGGACTTTGGAGATGGTCATCATTGGGGGCCAGCCCCTCAGATTAATCTCCTCGTCACAGCAGGCCAGACCCTCAAGTCTTTCTGCTCAGACTTAAACTGATGATAGTGGGACTGGGTCTAGAtctgggggggggagtagggtcTCACTTTCACCCCCCAGGACAGGAGGCAGACCCAGCCATGGTGCTCTTTGTGGTGCTGCTAGGCAGGCCCATGTCTTCAAGAGCCTGCCCTGTAGGACAGCCTACCACAATACATGGATCAACACCGATATGAATGTTGCATGAAGGGTTGAGGGGTCGTTTTTCTTGTATCCTAGGGAACCATCAGGCAGACTCTTGGCATCTTACCAGCGTCTATGGTTGAGCTGACGTAACTGACGAGGTGCTTCCAGAGGAGGGTGAGTAGGGCATCTGGaaggagtgaagagagagaaaacatgacTCATTTCCAATAATAAAAAAGAGCACACCGAAGAACCCTCCTGTGAGTTTGCACACAGAACACAATTCAAAGtactttcccccctccctcaacccccgaGCAACTCTCCAAGTCTGTTTCAAATCCACAGATCCCATCAGTGCGAACTCCCCCATTCCGCAATACCCGACCAGGAGACCAAAACCGACCCCACAAGCCTCCCTTTATGAAGCAGCAAGCGAGCAGCCAAGCCgtgtccgcccccccccccccccccctactgctGCCTGTCCTAGAAAACGTCATACCCCAGCCATGCTCCTGGAGGGACACCAGCTCAGTGAATGAAACCATCTCACTAGCTGGAAGGCAGAACTAAAAAAGGCAGCTGGCCCTGTGGTTTCTCAGTAAGAAGAGATGCAGCAGAGATGCGCGTGCGTGCTGCAGAGCAGATACCTGGAGCGTTTTTGCCGATGGTGATGAATCCGTCTCGTACCAATGAGGTGAGCAGCAAGGCATGTTTGGTGAAAGACGACGGGCTGGAAAGGAGGGTGTGGCTCAAAGGTTCTGAAAGTCAAAAATCACAGGAAGCCAATCAATCAAAGCCATCAAATTGAAGGATCATTTCCAGAAATGTTCATTCCAATGAGTAGTACTATATTTTTACTAATTCATAGACTTTGTACTATTTGTACTAGCTGTAATGATTCACATAGATTACAGAGGGAATTTGTGGAGTACAGGTCATCTTGTCCTTAGTGTGATCGATACATCAGTTTGTTGTAAGAGATCATGTATGAGCCATCCAGAGCCTGGCACCCAAGGTTGAGAGGTATTTGGGGCCCCTGGCTGAAAGAGGCCTACTTATGGGTTGAGCCTGACTGATATGATGATCTTGTCTGTGGTTGTGAGTATGCCTAATTTTGTAAAAGCACCTATTGGTTGTATTTCATTTGTTATCTTTAAGTTCCCTATAAAACTAGATCTTCTGACCGTCACACTTCAGAGACTTTGCAACAGACCACATCTGTGTCTTTGAATCTATTTGCTATTCCTGAGTCACTGTTTTGGTGTTCATCTCCACTTAGCTGACTGGTAAATATCAGTAAATCTCATAAACAGAGAGACGCCACACTATTGGCGGAGATGGACAACATTTTCTTCCACGTCAGCTTGGCTGATCTAACATGAGGATTTAGCGGTGAGTCACGCACCCAAGCCGAGCACAAGCTTGTTCCTGGCAGCGGTGGAGGTGACCTCTGGCCCCAGGAAGCAGTGGAGCAGCATCTCCAGGCCCAGGagctggatggagggataggcCTGCACAGGGTGGATACTGCTATTCAGATTCATACGAGGTGTGACTGCAGGGCTGCCAAAGCCTGGGGtgcctggaggtggaggaggaaatgTGACCAGACATTAGAAAAAAACAGCCTGTGGCAGTTATGGTAGTCCCCTGGTAGGGGACCGGTGAGTGAGAGGACAGTACCTGCTTTCGGGGTAGATGTTCCCACAACTCCACTGTGACTGGAGTTACGGGCTGGAGTGGCTGGGGAGGGAGTGTCAAGGCCGAGGGTACACTGTAGGAGGGGCACACCCACCTGCAACGACACGATTTCAGACACAGATGGAGTTGAAGCGCTTACGTCACCTGTGAATCTGTTTTTAACACTCCACAATCCTCACACTTCTTACCTGTTCAAAGTTGGCAGCCATGTTGGGCCCCAGCTTGACCAGCAGGTACCACCAGACCTCCAGCTTGGTGAGCAGCAGGGCCTCCGTCCTGACCTGGATGGAGCTCAGAGGCTGCATCAGCAGCTTTAAGCGCTTTGCACTGGAGAGGATGTCTACAGGGAGAAACAGTCTGTAAGAGCACTGGAGAGGATGTCTACAGGGAGAAATGGTCAGTAAGAGCACTGGAGAGGATGTCTACAGGGAGAAACAGTCTGTAAGAGCACTGGAGAGGATGTCTACAGGGACAAATGGTCAGTAAGAGCACTGGAGAGGATGTCTACAGGGAGAAACAGTCTAAGAGCACTGGAGAGGATGTCTACAGGGAGAAACAGTCTGTACACGCACTGGAGAGGATGTCATAGACATAGTTCGAAAAGACACTGGACTGTATGGGAAACATCCctttgaagaaacacacaaaGCGATAAACAAAGGGATGTTTTGGCGTGGTCACCTGGATTGAGGGCAAAGTTGTCTATGAGGCTCTTCCAGGCGATGAAGGCAATCTTCTTGACGTTGGGGGAGGAGCTACGGAAGCCCAGTTCCTCCAGGTGGAGCAGGGAGTTGATGAACGGCCCTCCTCTGTGGAGCAGCTGTGTGAGTAAACACAAAGTATTGCTTTAGCGCAACCCCTTCCACTTCAGACGGACTCTTGGTGATGCCCGTCATCAGCTCGTACGCCATACCTTGCCCAGGAGCCTCACAAACAGAGGCCACAGTTTCAGCACGTTGGTCTCGTTCTTGGAGGAGAAGAGTTTCTGGAGCTCAGGGATGAGCTTCTGTGGAAACGTACAGAAGACGGAGATGAGGACAAGCTTCACAAGCAAGCATgagccatttgcaggccatctTGCGGCTGTTcgaacactcctcacacacgcaGGCAAACAGGAGACACAGGATATGAAACTCACAGTGGACATCATGGGCTCGATGATAGCCGCCACCTCCTGCTGCTTTGCCAGTAGCAGAGGCATGCCCATCTCCATGGCGACTGCTGCACGGAGCCTCACCTTGGAGGCCGAGTGGACCACCAGTGGGATGACCAGGCTAGCCCACCGCTCTGCACCCTCCCCCATCTGGACTGGAGCCTGCTCCAGTAACCTACACAGACACGCGTGAGTGGGTTGGTGTCGGGAATGTGCAGTATATTGAACATTAAACGCAACAACAGATGTAGAACACATATCCCTCTCGAGCAAAAGGTCATTTTAGTCAGGACCATAACATATGAATCGTTATGTTTGGCAGTTTGGTTTGTTTACCTAATTACAACATTTAGCGCCTCATGTTCCATGACGATAGACTGGATGTCCTCTCGAGTCCGTACACTCTCAAGGGTCTCCAGCACCTCTGGCacctgacaacaacaacaaaacagacaAGTCAACTTTTATGATTTGGAGAAAATCACCTTAATCGCTTTAGAAACAACAGCAAAAACATGAGTCTTGAAAGTCTGTCCACCCACCCTTTTAGCAACCACCTCGGGAGGAAAATTCTGTTTGGAGATGACCCACAGTGCCCGAGTACATGTGTTCTTTTCTGTGGACTTCACCACCAGGGAAGAAAGTGCTGACAGGAGCTCCTCTGCAAAGCTTGCTGATAGTCCAAAAGAATTATAAACATTACAGATATGCGGACAAGGGATAGGAGTCAGCACTAAACAGATGGGTTACGATATCAAAGAAATTAACGTCGAAAACATGTATTCATAAATATACAAACAAGAACTCCCATCACCCAAACTGTGAGCCAGTGGATCACTCctgcaaccctaaccctagcaccTACCTGGGATGATTGACACGACATGACTGTGGAACACACAGAAGCCCAGGGCCTGCAAAGCAGCCTGGCTCAGCTCCACATTCTGACTGGCTATGTGAGTCTAGAATAAGAACAATAAAACTGACATTATCATCttgactttataaaaaaaaaaacagaattcAAAAGCGGTCAAACAAGGCTGACAGCGTTAGCTGCATGTCTCGTGATGTGTGGACAACACCATGAAGTAGAGACTCACCTGTAATGTTTTGCCCAAACGCGAAAAGTGCTTGACGACTGCGGGAAGGAACTGTCGCCCCTCTTCGCCATTGATGCGGCTGCAGACGAAAAACAAGAGAGCTTTGAAACATAAGCGTCAAACAGCAACAGCATAAAAGTAGAAACTGACTGTCCACCCGGGCAGTTctgtgaaataaataaatggtatcaaaaatatatttgataGCATACCAATTCCATGTCCAAACACCATCATTTCTTTCCAGGAGTGTACTTACTTGGCGATGGTGAGGTAGGCATCCGTCTGCTCCGACTGTCCAACATTGCTGTCCTCCAAGGACTCCAGAAGCGGGAGGAGGCTCGAGCTGGTCTGGGGTACTGTGGCCATCATCCTTGCTCACCTCCGTTCACTAAAGGCAGgtgggtagaggaggtagagaagggGGATTGCAATGAGTCTACAACCCACAGCAGATGTCCATTCATATAGACAGCAAGTGACATGAAGGGGTACCTTGTATTTAACAAGCAACAAAACTAGACTT
Protein-coding regions in this window:
- the rif1 gene encoding telomere-associated protein RIF1, with the protein product MMATVPQTSSSLLPLLESLEDSNVGQSEQTDAYLTIANRINGEEGRQFLPAVVKHFSRLGKTLQTHIASQNVELSQAALQALGFCVFHSHVVSIIPASFAEELLSALSSLVVKSTEKNTCTRALWVISKQNFPPEVVAKRVPEVLETLESVRTREDIQSIVMEHEALNVVIRLLEQAPVQMGEGAERWASLVIPLVVHSASKVRLRAAVAMEMGMPLLLAKQQEVAAIIEPMMSTKLIPELQKLFSSKNETNVLKLWPLFVRLLGKLLHRGGPFINSLLHLEELGFRSSSPNVKKIAFIAWKSLIDNFALNPDILSSAKRLKLLMQPLSSIQVRTEALLLTKLEVWWYLLVKLGPNMAANFEQVGVPLLQCTLGLDTPSPATPARNSSHSGVVGTSTPKAGTPGFGSPAVTPRMNLNSSIHPVQAYPSIQLLGLEMLLHCFLGPEVTSTAARNKLVLGLEPLSHTLLSSPSSFTKHALLLTSLVRDGFITIGKNAPDALLTLLWKHLVSYVSSTIDAAGHKKDRHGCEVLTLVLQALQSVVTSEALRAQRVLGLLETTVRGIPQRVLGSASYQVGKMDVLNGTPALFLIQLLFNSSLVPAFVEEERFFLCLETLVGCGLSGPTSPLAFGEAVLGAMGRAACVLDHKEQLWRMWSVVVNPLTDTITQTNEVNQGDALEHNFSAVHTALMFPITYLLPGKPLPQMSQKSLLSTWSRLYTVFARCSALVATAEENVCCEELCNKMAAVLDSKALMTPPTMDAVVHILLVIIESVDFSPYTPQFQQKTKSPHTPQPWLRKKRALGNLFSFQTLLVRALETFTALEDPEAASEGAGFTLVSILSCLFTNLALATAIHEALVSLTQPLTQFYQQAYGSQNEEPKFSSNLSAKLDKLLGDMLGCFQTRSALAYDNDLLGLLAPLLCVLFSHRSKHVRSLVTQFWNATFANTLVLTYPDQLKPVLSQVKHNTPIILPGFQSVDVPDELNGQESSESSQLVTKLSGVQVSSVGKRDSLLARAGELKEPTPKTSKPVSTKLDFGSPKPPRREVLEEEASIDFVFIPPETKQRVLTEHQKEVKRMKRVDIPAMYNNLDASLDTTAFSQYTQSQEESMDKLQTDEQAQDPAKDSGNTEDQEENMETEEVPELLTKDPQEYSSLTANDHVSASPVQDQGPAEMLPESPDVSMEEAHGHVPVEDPVTEPTASTSPNVSTSPDVVSGTPQQSSNSRRQSFITLEKYAEGKPASPISVTKFTGPLARTSNSQDPSSCSPLSQASLADTGSDSQTPQARQERLKHSGDILPDQQSSQQEKEYRTSPNENEPEVKIPEKRPSEATEDEEDVIPDTQAEEERKEPVVEDVEADSQEEALVEDPACSQSQGEPRRSGRRRSRPLLPGEDPDNVEEKERQSTSGKGPSQTDSQSTPHLAADSQSQGRSSRSSKLAVEVVEAGKPQKKAALKDGSQSSQSNSLMVTPSPTTETNSQSLKSSKRVKLLGDSELVKDKRTKRGSTKEELSQSASENDSQSQGRRSLRSNVAKEVGRVTRSGKSPKEQGSSQRRVATPSQSESQSQGRTSRRSKMVSDSEEFDLISQSKKEEAALSQGDSQVVTPSSASQNESQSQGRASRSSKVVSESQERVKDEPKTTRKSGTDDELSQGDPQTTPSSDSQPDSQSQSTPSRTSKVVDQLEELVKDDSGRIESTDDKSSPNDFQTSTPSSVSQPDSQSLGIGRERSDVSDDTAEPDKSQDLVGDTPEKPCPQTDSQLTPSSRPDGQTMGCRPRRLKLAEQQVNASSALTVEAQSSQVIEEAGTPESSLGRGRSTRRTASQALLSNVETSESDGSEARELVQKAKKRSKKCKSPSPLNVESNRPTPDNEIQMDSSESSQKAEPAIIPIRLASLAVLVSKDLPGSQDAVEVSVPLVSENTVEDCLADNQIHTEGEFSESVDPVVVQEKTESENAQPFSQTRPAVEADLTVKDLHARMSPQKCSKGQSIPDTTVSQVDDPGRSDTPVPSSVLLDDVFMDPNEVCAPPLPNGISSDSSPSSDPGEKPSLSLQVSQSSEEKLGDMPQPVEVVAEEQVGDLDEDQRASTVVSEEDRRCTGIDTSTEEVPATCLNVLGGEQDQYTSIKESLPETDGRSIRTRVEVGGKAQADRDAPPPQEKDPASGLGCEDEAGEETQIDNHDLDLPAGAVADSVAPLADVLAAPHPEQTTDVHQDSPAKQRGLAGLGRPEVGDSPSSKTRGVWSPTASPSTSILKKGQKRALVEVETPSPIIKSRRVSFANPIQHQELADDIDRRSPVIRTSSPRSKSPSSIPQPKYITTPTKGLLNFSPRNLRSPGYKSSKKCLISEMGQEPLAIPKDCVYPALVGCSTPVEAVLPQITSNMWPRGFGQLVRARNIKTVGDLSSLTPNEIKKLPIRSPKIMNVKMALRTYHEQQRKGRGDELKSFDEMEKMASELEDMNAPPNQEDDDKSTGEALATELLEEPLAVGQGNPRLSKRPQDGAPEGPLREVRTQGLLSEVEGLGAQMTAESLGRCSAEQLLHVHDQLGSMMRRVVVQLQTRLTQREGQL